From a single Phorcysia thermohydrogeniphila genomic region:
- a CDS encoding phasin family protein: MGGPAKAIKKLFLLQIGALSLLAEKAEKFVKELEEKGKLSEEEGKKFIQQLKKSIEKQKEELSAEVGKLLKEMNLATREDLETLKEEIKELRAEVEKLKGQKD; the protein is encoded by the coding sequence ATGGGAGGTCCAGCCAAAGCAATAAAGAAACTTTTCTTACTGCAGATAGGAGCTCTTTCCCTCCTTGCCGAAAAGGCCGAAAAATTTGTAAAAGAACTGGAGGAGAAGGGAAAACTCTCTGAGGAGGAAGGAAAGAAGTTCATTCAGCAGCTAAAGAAAAGCATTGAAAAACAGAAAGAGGAACTTTCAGCTGAAGTTGGAAAACTCCTCAAAGAGATGAACTTAGCAACAAGGGAAGACCTTGAAACCTTGAAGGAGGAAATAAAGGAACTGCGGGCAGAAGTTGAAAAACTAAAAGGCCAGAAAGATTGA